In the genome of Armatimonadota bacterium, one region contains:
- a CDS encoding UDP-glucose--hexose-1-phosphate uridylyltransferase, whose amino-acid sequence MPSFTFDPDQHPHRRFDPLSGDWVLVSPHRTSRPWLGQTEPRVHDDLQAYDPVCYLCPGNVRANGDRNPDYTGPYVFANDFPALVAGTPHSAPEPGLFRSVPVRGECRVVCFSPRHDLTLAQMPVDDVVAVVATLAELTRELESLYAWVQVFENKGESMGCSNPHPHGQVWAGDAVPTLAERECVMQRAYWDANGRPLLLDVASAESGRGERTVCENSEWILVVPFWAVWPFETLLLPKRPVGSLPDLDGPQRRRLAEILVDGLSRYDALFDVSFPYSMGWHQAPSDGRPTGHWQLHAHFYPPLLRSASVRKFMVGYEMLAEAQRDLTPEQAAARLRSVTPLGRQM is encoded by the coding sequence TTGCCGTCCTTCACGTTCGACCCGGACCAACACCCGCACAGACGGTTCGACCCGCTGTCGGGAGACTGGGTCTTGGTCTCCCCTCACCGGACGTCCCGGCCCTGGCTCGGCCAAACGGAACCGCGCGTCCACGACGACCTTCAGGCTTACGATCCCGTTTGCTACTTGTGCCCCGGAAACGTCCGGGCCAACGGCGATAGGAACCCGGACTATACGGGCCCCTACGTCTTCGCCAACGATTTCCCGGCCTTGGTGGCAGGCACGCCTCACTCGGCGCCCGAGCCAGGTCTTTTCCGGTCGGTCCCCGTTCGCGGAGAATGCCGTGTCGTCTGCTTTTCCCCTCGGCACGATTTGACGTTGGCGCAGATGCCTGTCGACGACGTCGTCGCGGTCGTGGCGACGCTGGCCGAACTGACGCGCGAGCTTGAGAGCCTCTATGCCTGGGTCCAGGTCTTCGAGAACAAGGGGGAATCGATGGGCTGTTCGAACCCCCATCCCCATGGCCAGGTCTGGGCCGGAGACGCGGTGCCGACGTTAGCCGAGAGGGAATGCGTCATGCAGCGGGCGTACTGGGACGCGAACGGCCGGCCCTTGCTCCTCGACGTCGCGTCCGCAGAGTCGGGCCGAGGGGAGCGGACGGTCTGCGAGAACTCGGAGTGGATCCTCGTCGTGCCCTTCTGGGCCGTCTGGCCGTTCGAAACCCTGTTGCTCCCCAAGCGCCCTGTCGGATCCCTGCCGGACCTTGACGGGCCGCAACGGCGCCGTCTCGCTGAAATCCTGGTCGATGGCCTTTCCCGGTACGACGCCCTGTTCGACGTCAGCTTTCCTTATTCCATGGGTTGGCACCAGGCGCCGTCCGACGGTCGACCGACGGGCCACTGGCAGCTCCACGCCCATTTCTATCCCCCGTTGCTCCGCTCCGCGAGCGTTCGCAAATTCATGGTCGGATACGAAATGCTGGCCGAGGCCCAAAGGGACCTGACCCCCGAGCAAGCGGCCGCGCGCCTACGGTCCGTGACGCCTCTCGGCCGTCAGATGTAG
- a CDS encoding CofH family radical SAM protein, which yields MPIAPERVIPTDLMDVFRKVDGGERLSVDDGVRLFEHPNLTAVGAMANLVRERRHGARTYFVRNQHINYTNICNKFCKFCSFYAKKGGPDPYEFSIEEVRRRLEWHKDVEITEVHMVGGINPRLPYQYYLDLVRTVKEVLPGVHVKAFTAIEIEQIAHKGGVSHEQALRDLIEAGLDSLPGGGIEVLSDRVHRELFGRKMDGEGWKSVARAAAKLGLKQYATLLYGHIETDFERADHLRQLRELQDETGHFVCYTPLSFHPEATELEDIKPLTGFTDLRNIAVARLMLDNFDHVKSFWIMNTPEVTQAALWYGADDTDGLVHEYEITYKEGEFGNKKQALTFENMSYMIREAGREPVERDSLYRPIAREPVPDKSGRTLTPLSVK from the coding sequence ATGCCGATTGCCCCCGAACGTGTCATCCCTACCGACTTGATGGACGTCTTCCGCAAGGTCGACGGCGGCGAACGGCTCAGCGTCGACGATGGCGTGCGGCTCTTCGAACACCCGAACCTGACGGCCGTCGGCGCGATGGCGAACCTTGTCCGCGAACGCCGGCACGGGGCGCGGACGTATTTCGTACGCAACCAGCACATCAACTACACGAACATCTGTAACAAGTTCTGTAAGTTCTGCTCGTTCTATGCCAAGAAGGGCGGGCCCGATCCCTACGAGTTTTCGATCGAAGAGGTCCGCAGGCGTCTGGAATGGCACAAAGACGTCGAGATCACCGAGGTCCACATGGTCGGCGGGATCAACCCCCGCCTTCCCTATCAGTACTATCTCGACCTCGTCCGGACGGTGAAAGAGGTCTTGCCCGGCGTCCACGTCAAGGCGTTCACCGCGATCGAGATCGAGCAGATCGCTCACAAGGGCGGCGTCAGCCACGAACAGGCGTTGCGGGACTTGATCGAAGCCGGCCTCGATTCCCTGCCAGGCGGCGGGATCGAGGTGCTGTCCGACCGCGTCCACCGCGAACTCTTCGGACGGAAAATGGACGGAGAAGGCTGGAAGTCCGTCGCACGGGCCGCGGCGAAGCTCGGCCTCAAGCAGTACGCGACGCTCCTGTACGGACACATCGAGACGGACTTCGAGCGGGCCGACCACCTTCGTCAACTCCGGGAGCTACAGGACGAGACGGGCCACTTCGTGTGCTACACGCCGCTCTCTTTCCACCCCGAAGCGACCGAACTGGAAGACATCAAGCCTTTGACAGGCTTCACCGACCTGCGCAACATAGCCGTCGCCCGCCTGATGCTGGACAACTTCGACCACGTCAAGTCCTTCTGGATCATGAACACTCCAGAAGTCACGCAGGCCGCCTTGTGGTACGGCGCCGACGATACCGACGGTCTCGTGCACGAGTACGAGATCACCTACAAGGAAGGCGAGTTCGGGAACAAGAAGCAGGCGCTGACCTTTGAGAACATGTCCTACATGATCCGCGAGGCGGGCCGAGAGCCGGTCGAACGGGACTCGCTGTATCGCCCGATCGCCCGGGAGCCGGTGCCGGACAAGTCGGGTCGCACTTTGACGCCGCTTTCGGTCAAGTGA
- a CDS encoding class II aldolase translates to MADRLDELVDLTRRLGRPERDLAVLAEGNTSCQDEGGFWVKASGFGLDGIGPEGFVHCGRSQLIDAFDRPHSDEQVKNVLLASQTRPGPKPSVEAFMHAWLLGLHGVEFVAHVHPTAALAVLCTESASSYAALRFFPDEVVCCGARTAWVPYVDPGLKLAEAVRDSVTAFIDGQGDVPKVVWLQNHGVIALGGSTSEVESALVMNDKVCRIIAMSRERLVPLEPEQVERIRSRPDEHYRQELLWKLKAGR, encoded by the coding sequence ATGGCCGACCGCCTTGACGAACTGGTGGACTTGACGCGCCGCCTCGGGAGGCCGGAGCGTGACCTTGCCGTCTTGGCGGAAGGGAACACGTCGTGCCAAGACGAAGGGGGCTTCTGGGTCAAGGCGAGCGGGTTCGGACTCGACGGCATAGGGCCGGAAGGGTTCGTCCATTGCGGACGGTCGCAATTGATCGATGCCTTCGACCGTCCCCATTCGGACGAACAGGTCAAGAACGTCTTGCTCGCGAGCCAGACCCGACCTGGGCCGAAGCCCTCGGTCGAGGCGTTCATGCACGCCTGGTTGCTTGGGCTGCACGGCGTCGAGTTCGTCGCGCACGTCCATCCGACCGCTGCCTTGGCGGTGCTTTGCACGGAATCCGCTTCCTCCTATGCGGCGCTTCGCTTCTTTCCGGACGAGGTGGTCTGCTGCGGCGCACGGACGGCTTGGGTGCCCTATGTCGATCCCGGGCTCAAGCTGGCGGAAGCCGTCCGAGACTCGGTGACGGCGTTCATCGACGGACAGGGAGACGTTCCTAAAGTCGTGTGGCTGCAGAACCATGGCGTCATTGCGCTGGGCGGCTCGACGTCCGAGGTCGAGAGCGCCCTGGTCATGAACGACAAGGTGTGCCGGATCATCGCTATGAGCCGCGAGCGGCTCGTGCCTTTGGAACCTGAACAGGTCGAGCGCATCCGCAGCCGGCCCGACGAACACTATCGACAGGAGCTGCTCTGGAAGCTGAAGGCGGGCCGCTGA
- a CDS encoding TIM barrel protein, translating to MKTDATTLSLIGSKYGGYLEGDAVDGFLRDFGIRFAAGHWCAGEFFDRFAPGGYNADDPTFDGSEEAQIARVAKAGIKGIEWHETVFLNKDGSRNQSRIDALTAAMASHGLVPTNMNFNLWSDPVYKRGSVTNPDPGIRDRAKAQVLLGIAIAKELGFESCGLWPGSDGWDYHFEVDYGQRLRWFIDACTEFAETCDQLGLKFGTEPKQKEPREGNMITNTVAKAACVCVEVNRSLGKTVMGVAIDYGHEQMVGNTPADSLYLLKTIGVPIANFHINGAKYNSNDEDRIAGTDDIWRLVEFCYAAVDTGYDGWFGEDQFTYRTEQTASMRLSMEFFANCMKRALTIYAQRDQLVAAQSTGDALHTIQVVKRAIYGG from the coding sequence ATGAAGACCGACGCCACCACCCTCTCCTTGATCGGTTCCAAGTATGGCGGCTACCTCGAAGGCGACGCGGTCGACGGCTTTCTGCGCGACTTCGGGATCAGGTTCGCCGCAGGCCATTGGTGCGCGGGAGAGTTCTTCGACCGCTTTGCCCCGGGCGGCTACAACGCCGACGACCCCACTTTCGACGGCAGCGAGGAAGCCCAGATCGCGCGGGTCGCAAAGGCGGGGATCAAGGGGATCGAGTGGCACGAGACGGTATTCCTCAACAAGGACGGCAGCCGCAACCAGTCCAGGATCGACGCCCTGACCGCCGCCATGGCGTCGCACGGTCTTGTGCCGACGAACATGAATTTCAACCTGTGGAGCGACCCGGTCTATAAGCGCGGCTCGGTCACGAACCCTGACCCTGGCATACGGGATCGGGCCAAAGCGCAGGTGCTCCTCGGGATCGCGATCGCGAAGGAACTCGGGTTCGAGAGTTGCGGGCTCTGGCCGGGCAGCGACGGTTGGGACTACCACTTCGAAGTCGACTATGGGCAGAGGCTGAGGTGGTTCATCGACGCCTGCACCGAGTTCGCCGAGACGTGCGACCAGCTCGGGCTCAAGTTCGGTACGGAGCCGAAGCAAAAGGAGCCCCGGGAGGGCAACATGATCACGAACACGGTCGCGAAGGCGGCGTGCGTGTGCGTCGAGGTCAACCGTAGCCTCGGCAAGACCGTCATGGGCGTTGCGATCGACTATGGCCACGAGCAGATGGTCGGCAACACCCCCGCCGACTCGCTCTACCTGCTCAAGACGATCGGCGTGCCCATCGCGAACTTCCACATCAACGGTGCCAAGTACAACTCGAACGACGAAGACCGGATCGCGGGGACCGACGACATTTGGCGGCTCGTGGAGTTCTGCTATGCGGCGGTTGACACGGGTTACGACGGCTGGTTCGGGGAAGACCAGTTCACGTACCGCACCGAGCAGACTGCAAGCATGCGGCTTTCCATGGAGTTCTTCGCGAACTGCATGAAGCGGGCTCTCACGATCTATGCCCAAAGGGACCAGTTGGTCGCGGCCCAATCGACGGGCGACGCGCTCCATACGATCCAGGTCGTCAAGCGGGCGATCTATGGGGGTTAG